A window of Candidatus Aminicenantes bacterium contains these coding sequences:
- a CDS encoding bifunctional hydroxymethylpyrimidine kinase/phosphomethylpyrimidine kinase, with the protein LREAGQSLHRTYKVPFLMKGGHLPGQAVDLLVDNRGMKTYAADRSASVNSHGSGSTYSAAIAAYLARGRELRVAVAEAKSFITASLRRPHYLRPGIRVIDHFHRRR; encoded by the coding sequence CCTGCGCGAAGCCGGGCAAAGCCTGCACCGGACATACAAGGTCCCGTTCCTGATGAAAGGCGGCCACCTGCCCGGCCAAGCCGTCGACCTGCTGGTGGATAACCGCGGAATGAAAACCTATGCCGCCGACCGCTCCGCCAGCGTCAACAGCCACGGCTCGGGCTCCACCTACTCGGCGGCCATCGCCGCCTACCTGGCCCGCGGCCGCGAGTTGCGCGTCGCCGTGGCCGAGGCCAAGTCCTTCATTACCGCCAGCCTGCGCCGCCCCCACTACCTGCGGCCGGGAATTCGGGTGATCGATCATTTTCATCGCCGGCGCTGA